The sequence GAGCTAATAACCAATCCTTCATATGAAGGTTGGAGATGCAAATGAAATACTGAAGATATAGGGGATTTTGGTCCGCAATTTCCATTCCAGCAATTTATATAATCATATCCAATTATCTTGTGTGAACTCGAGATACTTGTGGCAAGACTATCTAAACAAGTGTATTATTCACCGAACAGCCTGGCATACAAAAAACATGCAAAGAGAAAAATAGAATAAAGTCAGATGTGACAAGTTCACCTTCGTTGAGCCATTGTGACGATCTGGGTGCCATCTAAGTGCACATGTCCGGTATCTAGtatgaaaacaaacaaaaataaataaaggatAAAATAATcttgaaaaggaaaataagtgAAATCTACTAAGGTTCATGGCTTCATGGTCTAATATCacaaaaaaacacataaatcTTGGAAAATGTTGAAAGCTTGAAAGATCTTACGCGCTTTTAACATCTTCGAGTTTCAGTGGACCAGAAGTACTCAATCCAAGTGCCTGCCGTGCCAAAGATACCTCCGTCTGTGCGGGTGTTTCATCCTCATCATCTGTCTCATAACTCCAACGTCTGGAACTTTCTGAATGAGAACGTCTGTGATTTCTCCGACAAAAATCATCAGAATCAAAAGACCAATAAAATGTCTGTTGCCCACGGAAAGCATTGCGAAACACCGTTTCCGGTTCATCTTCATCACTTGTGCAAAACTCAAATCCACCTGTTCTCGAAACAAGAAACAACAAAATTCTATAAGGTTCACCTTATGCATTATGCATGTGTCATATCCAGCTAAAATATTTCTTGTAACTGAAATATTTATAACATAAGCAGACTACATTAAAAATATGTGAATTCTGAAAATAGAAGTGCTAAACAGGACAATAATTTGCTAATAAGATAGAGAAAATGAATGAAGTAATGTACCCCTGCTTCTGaagtttccaaaataaaaatcatgtgGGCGGAAACCATTATTCTTTGGATTCCTGACCCAACGGTGTCCCCTGAACCAAGAAGGTCCACTTGATTCATCATTTTTGTCATCTTCATCCCGCCAACTCTGAAAATTGATATAAATAAATTTGTGGTCAAGAGCATTCTACATCAGCATTTAATTATGGGAATCAATTGGATTAAAAAACTGTAACCAACATTACAGTAAGAACAAAGTGAAAAGGAAAATTGCATTAAAGGCTGAAGAAAAAGGTCTATTTTACAGCAAAACAAAAGACCAAAGGTAGTGGAGACTTGTACTAAATGGGCTGCCATGACAGCTGAAAATATGTGTTGTCTGTTAATGTGGCAAAAACAACTAGCGGCTATGGATGAGAAATGATGGTTTTATAACAGTTTAATGTAATAAAATGCTTTTGTAGTTCAGACTTTGCAATAGTTAAATGTTGTAAGGTAGACTTTTCCAAAGCTGAAATGGTGCGACTTATGGTGACAGAACCACAGAAAAATACAAGTAACCAATTCAGTTCTTATAATCCTTAATTCCTTCCAAAATGCCAAGGGAAGAAAAACAGAAGTTCTATACcattatctgattttttttttcaatcctgcgTGCCACGACTGTGTTTTTAATGGCACCAATCCTAGAGTTGCGACAGTCTTGCAAGTGATAGAAAATTAGGGTAATCTTTGGTGTATTGCAGGAGCTTTTTCCCTTCAAAAGCTCCTTAGTGGGACGGCAAACCTGGGCAGCTAAGCTCTCCGGGTGGTCTTGGGTGTGTGGGTCTCGGTAGGAGGGCTCGGGTCCTCCTACTTTGTAAAtatctttgtttttgttttttcttccccttaatgaaatgaaatgcagcTCTCCTGCATtttcgagagaaaaaaaatcctgcgTGCCACATAAAGCTTAGTCTAAACTGTAGAGTGTTAACATAAAAACCTTATCCACTGTAATCTTCTTCATAACATCCAAACAATATTGCAGGGTTTCACATGGCACTTATATTGTTCTTATGCTTTCCAGAACCATTTCTTTAGACTTTAGCTTTGTTTCTGTATTACGTAAGATGGAATTAAAAAATCAGATAATGGTAATAATGGTATAGGACTTCTGATAACAAAGGATAGTAATAATGTGTTGATCCAAATTTAGTAACCACAAGACCAGTAGATTTAGAGGATTTGTGATGGCTAAAAGTCCTCATCTATTTACTTCAGTTACACCGAAAAGAAAATTCAAAGCTAAAAGAtgtgtcaaaattttaattatattgACCTGGAAGAGGTACTCAGCATATTCAGACATATTCCGTAGCATGGTCCTTTTTGATTCTCTATTTCTCCTGCGCTTCTCATAATAACTGAACCTCTGTGGgggagcaaaagaaaaaaaatgttagctCTATTCATCACATGAACtactttgcaacaaaaaacaataatccCTTGTCAATTGTTGCTACTTTAAACATCAAACATAACAAAGGGATAGAGGATAGTAAAACTTAAAGCATGATTACGTGATGACCAGACAAACTGaaacaagcaaactaaaaaTAGCATCAAGGAAAACTAATCATTTTAATAAGCACAACAGAAAATTAACCACGCTCGAGCCTCTGCAATCAAGTACAATTAGCTAACAAAGTCAGCAAATTACtaccttcgtttcatattataagacttgctcatattataagactttctagcattgtccgcattcatatatatgttaatgaatctagacatatatgtgtgcctagattcattagcatctatatgaatatgggcaatgctagaaagtcttataacctgaaacggagggagtatcatattACAAAATGTACAAAGTGCAGATCGCAATATCAATGTTCTAAAAGGTAGTGCGATGTTTTGTTTCAGGCATTCCACTTTATAGCGCTCATGCGGTACCTTAGGGGTGGTACTAGGTCAGGACAACCGTTCCTTCAATCTATGCAACCTTGTAGACCATTTTTCTAAGAACACTGAGCAATACACAAAACAGCCTAACAATTTACCCATGGGAACACACACGAGCACTGACAATAAATTCCTCAATTTTCGCATGCATTATCCCCTGCATGTCAGTTATAACGAGAATCAAATTCAAACGCCAATCAGTTCCACATCCAAAACCCATCCCAGCAGATGAAACGCAGGAGCTACACAGCGCGAGCTCACAGATCTCCTCGCGCAAAAATTCATCACGAGCGCACGAGAAATAAAACGACTGAATTCGCAAGGCTTCCCCCACCCCCCCAATACACACAGGCGTTTCATCGAACACCTTACCGACCAACCCAACCCACACCTTCCGGCAGATCAAAACAAAAAAGGGAGCAATCTTTTTTTCCTCAACGGAGACGAGGATCCGCTAACAAACACaacagagagaggggagggaggaaagaAGGCGGATTACGTGGTGCCACTGCGTCTTGCGCTTCCGCTGGAGGGGAGGGGTGGAGTggaacgacgcggcggcggcggcggaggcggcgaggtggtgcggGCCGCGGTGGCCGGAGAGGAGAGCCGATTTGACGTGGGTGATCATCGCGGCGGGCCAgcggacggcgtcggcggcggcggcggcggtggcggcgagcggcgtttACCTCCTCATGGGGCAAaaggccgccggcgatggcgggggACCTCGCGAGGTGTTGTGGTGGTGGCGCTCCGTGAGAGGACGAACATGCTTGCTTGGAATGGTCGCTGGTAACTGGGCCCCCAGCCCAAACGAGTCCTACGGCAGGGTAAGGCCCAGTTTGATTTGCATCACtgagcaaattattaccaaggATTATCTACTctattataataaattaaaaggtAAATATTAGTTTGGAGTACCCTTtaatgaatgttttttttttacttttgaacCGGGTAAATTTAACTTTGTGGTACTTTATACCACATTTAACTATTTTATCCATATGCATCAACTCATCATATGTTAAGTCAATTGTTTAAGTATAGCTGTGGGAGTTCATCGATGAGTAGGAGCCGATCTACTTGAAATTGTTTATATGCTTGATAAAAGAGTCAGGTAGTCCAAAGTGGAACAAAGGTGAGATTATTCgattcaaaataaaaacaatggtTAAAGGGTTGATCCAAAGTAAAACACTAGTAATAAAAGGtgatccaaagtgaaatttactttaaatatttatttaagagataatttgttttattcCACAAAGTATATACACGCACACACCATTACAGGCGTAACATCACATTCACGCACCCACAGATATGCCCCTAACACACGCTCGAAGAGATGGAAACCAACGGTATATTCTTGGTCTTATTAAAATTCTATTGAAAGTTCCACATACATATGTGTGATTAAtttgaacggagagagtatataaacTTAATTTTGTAAAAGGATAGACCTTTGTAGCGCCATATCTTTAAAAAGGGACGATAAAGGCCTATCCTATTATGTCATGTTCATTTCATCTAGCTGCGgccagcggccgcggccgcggctaGTTAGCAGACACAGTACTCACAAGGCTCAAATGACTCAGAGAGAGAAGTAACGCAAGGGCACACAAGTTTGCAATAGGAATAATAGCCCTCTCAAGGGGAGAGGTgaggctatttatagccacagcacAAATTCTGTCCGTTAGAGCGCAATAAAAGTGATTTTCAGAACTTTCGAAAATCATTTTCGGAACTTTCAAAAATTCCAAATCTGAGAAAAACAAAGTCAATGCAatttttcggaacttccgaaaagtACTTTCAGATATTTCTGAAAATATCCAGAACCCAAAATACCTTATATAGATTTTTGGAACTTCcgaaaaatattttcagaaacttccgaaaatttccaggaGCATATTTGGCTCGCAGACATTTTcgggaacttccgaaaatttcctgAAGGTTGAAATTTGTTCTGTGTATTTTTGGAATTTCCAAAAATGCTTTTCGGAACATCCGAAAATTTacagaacacaccaaacaaaGAAATGCTTCCaagaaaaatagattttgagcaCACGCATCACTCCTTATATGTCTATGCATCATCCCCCTAATAGTATGGCTTTCCTATAACACAATGCAAGGTAAAATATgcaatataccatttgatcattgTCGTATTACGTCCTGACATCGCATTCAACGGGGTATGCATCACATTACAACACGTCGAGGACATATCAACCTTCACATTTACTTGAATAGAAAAGTTAGTCCTCCCTAATCGAattgtaatcaatcatcaaaatcatttgGTGCCTATATGCACTTTCAATCTCACCCTTTTTTGTGCTTTATGGCAATACAATTAGATTACAAGAGAGTGAATATAATAGATGATTTTGGtgcaaaggtttagtgaaagcTCTCCCTAGAAGTGTGCATTAAAGAAAGTGGAGAGCTCCCCCTAAATCTTTGCATCCACATTTAAGCTCAAGAGATACAAATCATTTCATAGCACATACATCTCATTTCATGACTCATTCATCACATGCACAATATAAGAAGGAAATAAGAACATTTGCACCATATGAATATAACACATAATTGTCATTACATCTCACACAtccataattaaacaataaagtcttataatatggcAATAACTTAAAATCCACACATAGTCTCATAAAAAAAGCCAACCATGTTCGACTAAGATAGCTAAAGCTAAATAAGATAGATAGGTATTCTCTCCCTTTGGCATCGAAGCACCAAAAAGGAAGGATGACGAGACAAAGACTCAAGCGAAGGGCGCCTGAGGAGGATCCTCTGGAGGAGGATAGCCATAGCCATGGCCAAAACCAAAGAAATCGTAGTCCAGAGGTATCCCAGCAAAAGGATCCTCGATCTCTTCCTCCTTAGGCTCATCGGGCTCGGCCTCAAAGCccggtggggagggagggacaTCCACGTGAAAATGCTCATTGAGTTGCGCCTGTATGTTCTTGATGCGCCGAGCCGTCTTCTTGATCCCATTCCGCATTCTGCGGTTCTTTTTGGCCTCCGCGGCGCAAAGGTCAAAGAGACTTCGCAGAATGCGGAATAAGGGAGACGGCTCACGACGAGCCATAGGAGAGGGACGCTCACGAGTGGGAGGAGGCTGAGTGGAACCCCGAGGAACACGTGCTACCTGAGGGCCGGtctcctcttcccctttccTGGACCAAGCATGGTCCGAGTCCTCCGCGGAGGATGGAGAAGGAGTGGGAGACCGATCCCGAGCGCGTTCGGACTTGTGAGTGAGGGACTTGCGTGCAGGCATCCTAAGTCAAGAAAAAGAATGACAATAAGAATAAGGAGGCTAATGAGATGAAATACAAGCAATTTGAGACAAGAATCATGCGAAACCAAGGTTGGAGGGTTCAGACAcaaattttcggaacttccgaaaataattccgaaaattttcggaagtttCCGAAAATGCCTAGCCGAACACTACAACTCAGATCCCGCACAAATCCTCCAACAAAAAGTTGTGAAATTGAATCTACAAGTCTTATGGCACTAGAGGAACAACTCCACCGAAGGAAATCACAAGATTTAATTCGAGGGGATTTGATTTTGAGATGGATACCTCAAGAACACGAAGAACACGTGAAGAGCTCGGTGAAGAACGACAATCTAGCCTCCAAGAAGTGCCCCAAACTTGCTCCCACGAGGATGGAGTGAAGAGGAGCGCCGGGGAGCCACCAGAGAGGAGTTGGTCGCCGGAGAGGAGCGGAGTCGCAGGAGGAACCTGTAGGAAAAGGagtgaaaagagagagaaaaaaacccaCGGATTGAAAGAAGATTTTATACCCCCGAGATTTTTCAGAagtatccgaaaattttcggatgtACCGTTTTCAacctctaaaaaaaaaaaaacgttttgGCATTCTCTGTACTTTGGCTGTCACGCACGCACGCGTGGGCGCGTAGCAAAGCAAAGCAGCGAATCCGGCTTCACTAGTCTTCttcccccccgccgccgcatcgatcCCCCTTCCCCTCGTCTTCCTTCCCTTTCCCCCAATCAGATCGCTTCCAGAAGCCTCCTTCCCCGCGAAGCAACCAACCCCTTCCGGATCCCGACTCCATCCAAAcccccatcccctcccctctcccctacgCTCGAAACCCTAGGGAGATCCATCCACATGCCGCCCCGATGAGGTCgctccgccgcgtcctcctccagctcgtgctcctcgccggcgtcgccttcCGCGGGGTCCGCttcgacgacgccgccgactccgccgccgccgcccaggggTTGTCAGACCTCTTCGAGCTCCCTTCGCCGTCCCCGACTCTCGCGCTCCCCGGCGGCGGGGATGAGGGGGCCTCGACGGAGATCATCGCCGCGCCGTGGCCGGGGCGCCACGGCCTGTTCACGCCGCCGCGGAGCACGTCCCAGCCGGCGAGAGCGGTGGTCCAGCCGGCCGCCGACTTCGGGTGAGCTTCTTGGTCCCCCTCCCTCCGTCTTCTTCCAGTTGCGATGCTGTTCAGGAGGAGGCTATGGAGTCTATAGGAGGTGGATCGATTGGCTTGTGCAGCGGGAcagggtggggggggggggggctttgCCTCCTGTTCTTATCCTTGGCTTTTGGAGGAGCGAAATGGATTCCCATCCCGCCAAGTGTTAAAGAGGGTTTCTTGTAGTTAGGGAGGCTTGCTAGGTTCCTTTGTCACTTTCTTGCTTTCGTGCTGCAATGGAGTGGGGAAATGCGGGGAAAAGAGAGCTCTCTAGCTGCTTAGGTCATGCATGATCCATGGTTGGAACAGCATCTTCTTGCTGCTTTGGTAGTTCTCACTAGCATTAGTAATGACATGACTTTGCTTGATTGCATTGCACTTCAATTTTAGTATTAGTTACGAATTAATTTATGGAAATGAGCAGCTTTTGCACTTACTATTCCTAGTATAAGAGGTGCTACTTATGATTCAAATTGAGCTGTTTGGTTCATTTCTTGTGTGTACTTTCCATTTTGTCCCGCCATTTGAAATTGCAACTTATTTGCTTGTTTTTATTGTGAACAGCTCCCAACTCCAGTTTTACGACAATGGTACAATTCAACTAGTGGACCTTCTATCAAAATTGCCTCGGTGGCAGTTCTCCACCGGACCCCCTCTTTCAAAGCATATCACTACTTCGAAACCTGATTTGAACTATGTCATATACCTTGATGGGTCAGAAACATCGGACCTTATAGAAGTTCATAATGGCAGTGGTGTGGTATGCTTTGCACAATTGCGTTAGTTCTCAACATCCTGTCTAGTTTTGCTTTGTTTCTCACCTATCACTGGCTTATTCCTGTAGAGACTTCCCTGGAAACTGGAGGAGTTTATTGCTGAGACTCCATATATACGGGATTCTTTTGTTACGATTGGATCAAAGGTTTCAACTACTTTTGTGGTCAATGCTGATAGCGGTGAGATCATTTACAAGCATAGCTTGCCAGTGGCCTTGAACGAGGTAGGTGGCCCCCTGGTTGAGGAAATTCCATCCAAGTTAGATGCTGCTAGAAGTGGTACAAGTGCTAATATCATAGTGGTTGTGAGAACTGATTATTCTATCAGTGCATCGGATCTTGGGGAACATTTGTTCAACTGGACAAGAACTTCCTTCACTGCAAATTACTATGCGAGGTATGGCCACCAAGACATGCTTGCCCAATCGTCCTGTCTGCGAGGAAATATTCCATGCATTAGGACTGAGGGTCCACCAATTAAACTTTATTTACCTGATTCAAGTTCAGATAATGCAATTGTCTTGAGACCTGTGAACGAAGTTTCTGCTGTGGATGCTCTGGAACCACTTCTACCTCCAAAGAAGTTACCACAACCTGCTGGCGAGTCTAATGTGGCCTTGGATAGTGCTCAAAACCAGACTGCTGACATTGCCCTAGGTCATTTTGTGCCTGCTGACACTGAATTGACC is a genomic window of Oryza glaberrima chromosome 7, OglaRS2, whole genome shotgun sequence containing:
- the LOC127779775 gene encoding uncharacterized protein LOC127779775, with protein sequence MITHVKSALLSGHRGPHHLAASAAAAASFHSTPPLQRKRKTQWHHRFSYYEKRRRNRESKRTMLRNMSEYAEYLFQSWRDEDDKNDESSGPSWFRGHRWVRNPKNNGFRPHDFYFGNFRSRGGFEFCTSDEDEPETVFRNAFRGQQTFYWSFDSDDFCRRNHRRSHSESSRRWSYETDDEDETPAQTEVSLARQALGLSTSGPLKLEDVKSAYRTCALRWHPDRHNGSTKATAEEKFKHCSAAYQTLCDSLASA